Proteins co-encoded in one Peptococcaceae bacterium 1198_IL3148 genomic window:
- a CDS encoding sulfite exporter TauE/SafE family protein — translation MRRLYTALMAASRSYAKWDYENSMSIIRDRKRLLLLLLMALPILLPALAHAASALPEALGGKTAYAPSFFSAKVFYASIGIGLCAGLITGCIGAGGGFIITPALMSVGVKGILAVGTDQFHIFAKSIMGTAVHRKLGNVHVGLALAFLCGSCIGVTAGGTLNRALYEYNPILSDFAISLVYVVMLGFLSAYALADYFKNKNAEDAHGGGEQLTGLAKGLQKANLPPMIKFDEHVVPGGRKISGWFVALCGSVVGLAASIMGVGGGFLTFPMFVYGLGVSTGTTVGTDILQIIFTAGYSAISQYAIYGYVFYTLAMGMLVGSLVGVQLGALTTKVVSGGQIKAFYAVTILAAFINRVFALPDKLVKMEYISLSSKVSSMLNTVGTVVFFGIIIFFAVWVISKFVANIGKLKAAAANGVGGGGGKGVSQ, via the coding sequence ATGAGAAGGCTATACACAGCCCTCATGGCGGCTTCCCGATCCTATGCTAAATGGGATTACGAAAACTCCATGAGTATTATTCGTGATAGAAAAAGACTTCTATTACTGTTATTAATGGCTTTGCCAATATTACTACCAGCTTTGGCCCATGCCGCGTCGGCGTTGCCAGAAGCCCTTGGTGGTAAAACAGCTTATGCACCTTCTTTCTTTTCTGCAAAGGTTTTCTATGCTTCCATTGGTATTGGCTTATGTGCCGGTTTAATTACAGGGTGCATTGGGGCTGGTGGCGGTTTCATTATTACCCCAGCGTTAATGAGTGTAGGTGTTAAAGGGATTCTAGCAGTTGGTACTGACCAGTTCCACATCTTTGCTAAATCAATTATGGGAACTGCAGTGCACAGAAAGTTGGGTAACGTGCATGTTGGTTTAGCCCTGGCGTTTCTGTGTGGTTCCTGTATTGGGGTTACCGCTGGCGGTACGTTAAACCGGGCCCTTTATGAGTATAATCCGATACTCAGTGACTTTGCCATCAGTTTAGTTTACGTTGTGATGTTAGGTTTTCTGTCTGCATATGCCTTGGCAGACTACTTCAAGAACAAGAATGCTGAAGATGCCCATGGTGGTGGCGAACAACTTACTGGTTTGGCCAAAGGCCTACAAAAGGCTAATTTACCGCCGATGATTAAATTTGATGAGCATGTTGTTCCCGGTGGTAGAAAAATCTCTGGATGGTTCGTGGCACTTTGTGGTTCAGTGGTGGGTTTAGCTGCCTCTATCATGGGGGTAGGCGGTGGCTTTTTAACCTTCCCCATGTTTGTTTATGGCTTAGGCGTGAGCACTGGTACCACTGTTGGTACTGACATTTTACAAATTATCTTCACCGCTGGTTACAGCGCTATTTCTCAATATGCTATCTATGGCTATGTTTTTTATACCTTGGCCATGGGGATGCTGGTGGGTTCACTGGTTGGCGTTCAACTTGGTGCCCTAACAACTAAAGTGGTTTCTGGCGGTCAAATTAAAGCTTTCTACGCCGTTACTATCCTAGCAGCCTTTATTAACCGGGTTTTTGCTTTGCCTGACAAGTTGGTAAAAATGGAGTACATTAGCCTGAGTAGTAAAGTATCTAGCATGTTAAATACTGTTGGTACGGTAGTATTCTTTGGGATTATCATTTTCTTTGCGGTATGGGTGATAAGTAAATTTGTGGCCAATATCGGTAAACTGAAGGCAGCAGCTGCTAACGGTGTAGGTGGCGGCGGTGGGAAAGGAGTGAGCCAATAA
- a CDS encoding CBS domain-containing protein → MMMPDITAKDIIQPLDSYPSIYIDDNIKRALSKLQFSLCNSHLKRRSLLVLNRDDKMVGWINLWDILALIQPRKINDAEIIDLEYIKGWNLAGYSKSSSHYIRHLVWWVSDDVWPSLEKHCERIADMKITNLVRPIEAYAVQYDTCLKEVVAVMYEKNLFTLPVVEKEELIGFIRAEDIILETARIMMNLPVIKNEKYAVSVKPPVHCP, encoded by the coding sequence ATGATGATGCCGGATATAACTGCCAAAGACATTATCCAACCATTAGATAGTTATCCTTCAATATATATTGATGACAATATTAAAAGAGCTTTGTCTAAATTGCAATTTTCACTGTGCAACAGCCATTTAAAACGGCGTAGCTTATTGGTACTGAACAGAGATGATAAAATGGTTGGTTGGATAAACCTATGGGATATTTTAGCGCTCATTCAACCCCGCAAGATAAACGACGCTGAAATAATTGATTTAGAATATATTAAAGGCTGGAACCTAGCTGGATATTCTAAATCGTCTTCCCATTATATTCGACATTTGGTTTGGTGGGTTTCTGACGATGTGTGGCCGTCTTTGGAAAAGCACTGTGAGAGAATTGCGGACATGAAAATTACCAATTTGGTGAGGCCCATTGAAGCATATGCTGTTCAATATGACACCTGCCTAAAAGAAGTGGTGGCAGTAATGTATGAAAAAAACTTATTTACATTGCCAGTGGTAGAAAAGGAAGAATTAATCGGTTTCATTAGGGCAGAGGATATTATATTAGAAACCGCTCGCATAATGATGAACCTGCCGGTTATTAAGAATGAAAAATATGCTGTTTCAGTAAAACCCCCCGTCCATTGCCCCTAA